In Cheilinus undulatus linkage group 3, ASM1832078v1, whole genome shotgun sequence, the genomic window CAGTTTTTTGAAGAACACGGCTATTTTGGGATTGTCTCCACAAACATTGCCTGCATCAACTGAGCCTTTTAAATTTATTCAAAAAGAGAAGATATCTGATGTCTATTGGAGACGTTTATTggaaaatgaatttatttattaaattataaatgttttataattgCTGTTTGCATGGTACTATGTGGCAATATTTGTTTTAGTGGTTTCTATAGTGATGACTTACATGTTCAAGGTGCAGAGCGAGCTTAAAAGGTTGTCAAATGTTCTCACTCAGTCGCGGACGGCGAGAACTTCAGAAGTCTTTGCCACTCGGTTGGTGACGTGGCTACACCTTGAAAACAAGTCTcttgcaaaaaataagaaaaagtatgAGTTCACTATATTGTTACTTGTTATATTTCAATCTTGCTCAAGTAGTCTTATGTAACGTACTAGGAGACTTTGAGTTTGCGAATGATTGGGCCTTAGAAACGGTCATTTCACCTTTGTAAATATATCTCACTAAAGTCAGAGACACTGTAACCTACTAGTGTTGTCTTTTGTTGTACACTGTTCTATCACTGTGGGCAAAGTCTTAGAGTTTTGTATGATTATGTGCAATATTGTTCTCACATTGGTCTTTTTTCAcgtgttcatttattttttttctataaacaaAGGTGTCAGCAGTTGTCTACTTCATCAGAATGTTTGTCACCAGGTCTTATGGACAATAAAGATTTAAAGTGTTCATTTCAAATGTGGCTGAGACAGCAAAGCACTTTACACTGAGGGGGTAATCTGTGCCTGGATGAGTGTGAAGGAGCCTGCATGCTCTGTGCACACTCATCCCACAGTGATCTCTGGTGGCTCATGAGTGTATTACAGCCAGCTGTGAAGGTCTGACCCTTCAGACTGTATAAATTATGATTAACTCCCATCAGCTTGCAGCAGTTTTGAACTGCAATAACAAAGACCTACCTGCtgattttgtttacatttaatcattttcttgCATTAAAGCATGCATCACACTCTTTACTTTCTCTTGCCAAAacttcttaaaaagaaaaatcgtAACTGTTCAATTTATAGTGCTTGTCACTCAATCTGTGAGGTGAGCCTTCCCCAtatcccccctccacccccaTTAACCTTCTCCTCACCCCATCTCCCCCTTAAAAATCCCCTGGCCTCCCCCATCCCAGCCACTGAATCCACCCCAGCTCtgtattttaaatgtgattGCAGTATAATTCTGAAAAATGATCAAAGAATATAAAACTCGCGCTTCCAATTCTGGTACAGGCTCTGCTCGGACAAAAAGAAGTAGTCTAACTTAGAAAACCAGCACATCCCTTCTCATTACCTTACCCCTCAAAACTGATCAATGACCTAGATCAGATCCTTCGCCTGCACAACTGTAGCATGAGACAAACTTGCCGGTGATCATTACCCAGTCTCCATCCTTAAGTGGATATTAAGGGCTCTGAAACACATCTGTTACCGGGTTGAGGAGGCTGTCCTGTtaagataaaacacaaaacagatcccagataaagacagagagggcTGTAGCTGAGATAAGATCGAAACCcttcagtttattttctttgaagtGTCAGACAGACTTCAATGATGCTGAAGGTAAAACAACTGCACTTTCATGTCATATCTGGGAGTCAGATGCGAAGAACTAAAGTGGCTACTCGTGCCGTTCAAGCAGAGCCTCGTTCCAGTTATGTTGTGTATCTCAGTGCATGCATGCAATTACCCTGAACAAGGTGTATTGAAAATATATTGGGTGTTTGTGGTATAaaagtattttgttttaatcagttagaaatttttttttttttaagtagtattattttttttctctttccttagGACTGGCCAATCACTATATCCAAGATGAATATTATTATGATAGTACAAGAATCTATTTTTTATGGTGGATTTATTGAAAAAAGGTCCTCTTATTGTGTCAAATATTATCTGCAGATAAACTGAGTACCAAAGTATATTTCAGTTAACTACATAGGTGATAAGTGTGCAAATGTGTACTCCAGTGAATTAGACACAGACATACTTAACCTTTTGTTACTGCAAACATTAGTtataaaagttgttttaaataagaaaattgTGAGTGCCAAAGTACTGAAAGTGTATCTACCTTTAAGCCTTTAGTCAACATCTGCGGTTCTGTTGGGTGTAAGTAAACGTTAAGCATCACTCCGTTTTAGTTAATTAACTATTGCACAAAGACAAGAGAATGGGGACCTAGCTTAGCTATGACTTTATGTAACAAAAGCCACCAACCTGCATCTCTAGAGCGTATTGTTAAAAATTTTGCTGTTTGGTTTAATGAACACGGGAAAGAAAGTGGGggaaataagtttaaaaatggcgGTTATCCTTCTAGCTAGCGTTTCAACTGCCGTGTAGCTGTTGCTAATATAACCTCAAGGCAGCTACAGGTCCACTataacaaagtctgaaacagaaacacaaatagACTGATTTTTAATTGTCTTCTCACACTTTCAAGTATATGTGAATTAAACCTAGttttaatataaattaaaaGGAGCAGAGAGGTGATTTTGTAACCTGTAGGTCGAGTGAAGCTAAAAATCAGTCGTTTTCAGTTAGCCAACCACCACAACTAGCCTCATACCTAACGTTCATTTTGTCAGTGAAGTTCCTCAAATGTATTTCCATTAAGATTCATGCCTTCAGAAATACAccatttaacttaaaaatcctcCAATGAGTCTTTATGATGGACtaggtttgtttttaattcactgGAGTTGTGGGAAACATTTTGTATGGATGCCTGAAATATGTAATGGATGTAGATATAGATGATATATACAGcatacacacaaagacacaaagtATCAAATTTCAAttctataaaaatgtgttttttcattcagATCTGTTCATTACTCTTCCTTGATACTGTACCTAGTCTTAAGGTAAAGCCGTAGTGTGTTTCTTTCAGTTCTGTGGGagtatgtatgtgtgtacatGTGCACTTGTAACTGCTGGGGGCGGGGGTGGGAGGGGGCTACATGTAAATATATCAAATACAGTTAGTGTGGAGGTGTTTCTTTTTGTGTCAGTGTAAGTTaaatattctaaaataaaaaaacatgtattattCTCTATTGTGTTTCATGGTacattaaaaagaggaaaaagtagTTTTATCTTACATTTCAAATGCTTATATCTCTATGGCTTCTGGCGATACCCGTTCCATTTTATAGATTTGTCAGCACAAAATGCAATAAACCAATACCATTTTATTACAGCAATTGTGTCTGGAGTTTTTAATCGTGTCTCATTATGACGATGAAAAtgttacaaattaaaaaaaggacattGTGCAAAACTATAAAAGAAACAACTGGTCATATTTAGGTAAGAATTAAGGAGTctttcaaattcaaaacaatgtCATTCACACGCTTCATACTTTGACTCACATGAATGAAGACTGAAAATTTTCTTCTCGCTAGTAATTGAAAATACAGACTAAAGTAGTCTGAACAAGTCATTAATTCAACCAACAACAcccaatataaaataaaaacttaaaagctTTCACAAACATTCCTAATATCTAACTTTACACAGCAGGTAAATTCACTGCACAGGGAATTGGTGGGGTGTCTACCTGTATCACATTACATCATAAATTTAATATGACCCTTCAGTAATGTCGGGGATACATGGACATAGGTGGGGCTTGGCCCATGCTGGGTGCTGGCCTGGGGGCTGGAGGCTGCTGGGGAGCACCAGAGCCCACCAGGTGGTTGAGAGATGGACCACTCTGAATGAGCGTGTCCAGAGCTTTCTGCACACTGGGGTTGTCAAAATTGATCCCTGAAGCAGTAGTCTGGGGTCTCTGAACACCTTGTGCAACTGGTATGCGGCCTGGTTGGGTTCCGTAACCCTGACTTGCAGAAGGAGGGGGGCCAGTCATGGGTGGCCGGGGTGGTGGGTTTTGGGAAGGGACTGGACCCAGAGAGCTGTAAGGCTGCGCCTGAGAGGTGGAGGGAGgacctcctgctgctgctgctccagtGCCGCTGTTGAACAGGCTGAGGATTTTAGCCTGCAGCTCCTGCTGATGGCTGGGGTTAGctgaggctgctgctgcagcggcAGCTGATAGGCCGAGGTGGGAGGGCTGCTGGGAGGCGAGGGCAGAATGAGAAGAAGGAGCCAGTACTGCAGATGAGGGAGGAATGTCATGGTGGACCGATGCAGAAGCTGCAACATGGACTGGAGCTGAAGAATGAGggatttatttagtttttactgctctGAGAACAATGCTGGATGAAACATGTAAAACACTTTAGTGCACTTGGACAACGTTCAACAGCTTTGATGTATGGTTGCGAGGGTGTTTTGATTGTCTCTCCTCACCATTTTGGCAGCTAAATAATTCAAATTCCACATTTCAACACTAGACATCAAACGCTTTGATTCTAAATAAGTCGGTGGGACTTAATTTCGCTTTCTCTCTATGCAGCTCAGTAGGATGAAAAACTGGCTGGGGAATCTGGAAATTGTGCATACACCAACCTAATTTTCTTAGTCTTGTTATTGAAGCCTTTTATTCTACCCAAGCCAAACTCACACATGGATTTTTAAGTAATACAATGCATCTTTATGCAGAACAGTTGTAAGCTTAAGCGGTCTTACCTGAAAGAGGGTCTGCAGAGCCTCGCAGCAGACGGGCTCTTTTGTCCTTCAGGTATGCAAGGAGACTGTCCAGTTCTTCTGGAGTTACAAATCTACCCAGCAACcacaagaaaaaacaataagTCTAAatagtctttgaaaaaaaaagatgagaatCCAAAGGTAGATTTAAAGAAACTGActcaaagttaaaaaagttGTAGACTATAGCTGAGGCATGGGTGTAGAATATTAAACCAGATACCTGTTCTCTGACAGCAGTGTGATGGCAGTGAGCACTGAAATGGGGTGACTTTCTCTGTCAGGCTCCCTGAGCAACACATCATCTGCCATCTTGGCTGCTTTTCTGGCAATCTCCTCACGCTCTTTTTCACGGTTTTCAACTTTGTAGGCGTCATAGTTGTGGGCAACCAGCATCATGGCATCCTGCATTGGCATGTTACGATGCTCTACAAAAATAAGGgcacaaaaaagaacaaactcAAAACACCAAAATCTGTCCTCTTACTTTCATAGTGATAAAAAGTGACTTCATCAGCCAGCAGAACAGTGTGTCATCTCTTATTACCCTGAGGTGTGCCAAATAAGATGTTGACAGTGCAGGAGCGGTGGACCTGGTGCTGCTGGGTAATGATGATGGCAAACGGGGTTCTTGCTCTTCCAACATCCTCCAGTGCCTGAGTGAGTGACACTTCTGTGTTGAGAAAGATCAGATCCACCACCATGCCCAAATCACGGACCTTACGCCCGACAGTCTCAGCATACTCCCTACAGTTGTTTTGaagcacaaatacacacaggcagacacacaaacacacaaaagaacacaagagccatatgaaataaaaacatgccacATACTGGATGaatatttacagaaatgtttaagaTCTTTGGCGGATATGAAGCGCAGAGAGTGGACTTACTTCTGCGCTTTGTTGACGACAATCACGGAGCAGTCAACAGGGCGGTCAGAGTCATAGCGTCGCTGAAGTTCTTCGTAGTATTGTCGATACAACTCGTTACGCCGACGCTCCTCTGGGCGGGCACGCTCATCTGCAGCAGAGGATAAGTTCCAGTATTTTGAATACATTATCAGTTTACAACTCTGAAATGCTATAAGATCTCCAGTTGGGCAAAACAATTTGCAAAATTCCTCAAGTTTCGCAGACTTTGCATTCATTGTCAATTTTCATAGTTTaataaaatcaaaccaaaaccAGGAAAATTATCTGTTGGGTGAAGTGAAAAATCAAGCTTAAAAATTACAAGCAAGAACAGGGAATGTATGATTTTTAAGTGAACATTATCACCCCAGTAGTTGAATACTTGAAGGGTAAACAGAAAGGTTTAGCGTAATCATACCCTCCGGCTCACGGCGTCCATTCCAGGGATCTCTGTAAGGGTCCCTGTAAGGCTCATCCTTCCTCCGATAATAATCTTCGGCCGTGCTGCCACTGCGGTAGTATCGGTCATATTCTTCTCTGCTGTGAAACAAAACGCCAGATTTAGAAACAAAGTTCACACGAATCTATGTACTGAAGACTACACTGACATGTTGTGAAAAGTCACCTGTATGCGGGGTCTCTGGGGTCACTTCGGGGGTCACCTCTGAGGTCTTTGTCTCGGCTCTCTGAGCTGCGGTATCGGTAGTCGTCACGGGCAGCCGGCCTGGGCTCTCTGCCCGAGTCCCTCGCATCTCGGCTGTCACGAGGCTCACGGGAATCCCGCCCCTCACGAGAATCCCGCCCTTCACGGCTATCACGTCCATCGCGTCCATAAACGGGTGAACGTGAGCGAGGCCGAGGTTCTTTGCTCTCTCCATAACCACCATATGGAGCCCTAAGAGGAGATCATTACTTAGTGAAAGGAGGGCCGGGAATCAGGCTAACTTTacgaaaaaataaaggtttaacaGGATGATAGGTCTATAGCTGGTGACGTGTACCTAATCTTTATTTGTTCACAACTTttgaaaatcaaatatttagtcTTAACCAAAAGCACACATTGTGTACGCAAAGAGAAATAGCACAAAGCAATCCAGGGAATGTCCAGTGATCCGTTTTCGCAAACGATAAGAGACATCAGTGATTTGTGGTTAGCCGACAAATTCCATTGTGAAATATAAGAGTAAACAAAACAGTTTGATCTTCTTGAACCCgctcttttttgcaaatttagcTCATTTTGCTAATGGAAATATCTGCACTTTTATTTTCCAATCAAGTAAGTCCCATGcagatatgaaatgaaaaaaaaaataaaaataaaaataaaaaaacgcATAAACCTGCTTTAGGGATGCAATATGATTCATTCATGAGAGCAGGTTCCCCATTTACAGAGACAACAGTCCTCGTCGCAACAGTCGCAGGCTCCGATTCTAAGATGCATTTCATCCCCAACTCTCCCCATACTTGCTTTTGTTCTCTCACACTGTCTAATGCAACAAAATTCATGTTAAAGCACATGTTTTCTTTGAGTTAATATTCTCACTTCATAACTTGAAAGTTAGACTGCCAGCTTTATTGTTTTGTTATGCAACTCATTGCTTATGTGTAGcattttaccttaaaaaaacagatgcaAACAATGCAAGATTCAAGCATTACTACACCCCTGTCAGGGACAGAGATTCTTGAATGTGTTTTAGTGACAATCAGTGTAGAATAGACAAGGTTcctttatatattatattttcaCTGAAGCACATTTCAACATTCTTCAGACTGCAATCTATTTCAAAGGTTTCCAACAGGGCTGGCTTCATAAATATGGGACAAGCATGACATTTCCTTCAGCGTCAGAGTTGCATATTCTTAGAGAtgaaatgtcagacaaaaatcACACAGAAGCACCAAAATGCCAAAAGGCAAGAAGCTTTGAGACAAAGAGActtaaataacactgatatggctcttttctttatttcagcaCATCTAGAAATGTTAATCTGAGATGCAAAAGTAAATGTCCCATGAACAATCACAAAACCATCTAATGGTACAGTAGTTTCCATCAACCGCACTTAACAGTAGTGGAAATAAATTTTAAAGGCAAAGTTAAAGCTCCTTTAATGGTTCTAGGATTGGGTTTTTTACCAGCACCACAGAGGCGAAGGTAGTTCTTCACACCCATTTTGTGTTACATTACCTTCGAGGGGGGCTCGGCTGGGGTTGAGGTTTAGCGCCCCGTCGCTCCACtgccatatttacatctgaaaataaatcaatccAAACGTTGAACATAACATTGACATTGTACGTAAAATCAGCAAGCGTTCGAGCAGATTGGAGTGGCTGTGTCAATTCCACGGTTGAAATGAAACGGAGCTGAAAACGAAATAACTCCGAGGTGGAAAATTCCGGACTGCCAGGAGAGTCAAAACGCAGCAAATCGAGTTTAAAAGGCTATCAAATAACGTTTAAGATGAAGAAATTCTTTCTTTCACTTCAAAATAGGCTAATTTTCCTCAAGTTGAACAATTATATACACCAGTATAGTGTTCAACATGAAATTTGGCTTTGGGGATATTTCAAAAGCATGAGTGCCATGCTCTGGTTACAAATCCAAATCATTTCTTGAAATTCCAAAGAAAGCTTTCACAATAACACCAGTATAATAAGTCTTTGCAAATTTTAGAATGCAAGTGCTTTACTGCTGCACAAAGAGAAAATTGTAGTGCAAATTATGAGAAAGCCTCATATTTAATTTGATTCTTTAAAGGttatttgacttaaaaaaaaatgttggtttaaGTTTTAGCATTGTTAATAGAGAAGTATAATTCACTGAATTTTGTATATATGTGACAAGTATATTAGGGGCCAGGTCTTTACTTAGACTGACAAATAAAAGTatgtaaaacacaaaattcatcAACCATGGGTAAAATGTCCATCCTTAAAGTAAAGTATTTTCGTAACTTTCTTTGTGTGCATTCTTACCAAGCAAATCTAGTTTACTTTAAGGAGAACCATCATGCTTAATCAGTCAAAATAGTATCTTTCATcaactttgttttgttgcttgCTATCCTTTTAGCCAGACAACCCCATTCACTGCAGTTAAGGCTTACCTATTTTATAACCTTTATATATTCGACCCTTTTGGGCCGCCTTTGCAGCTTCGGCTTCCTCAATGCGCTCAAATTGTACAAATCCGAACCCACGAAACATGGATACGCCTGAAAGAGGAACATTTTGAGTTGCAAACCaagtaaactgtgaatttcagCCATCCACtcagaaatcatttaaaaaggtcTATGTGTTTCATCTATGGCCAGGATGACTCAGCTTATGCAACTAgaaattaaatgcttttttcttttaaaactccAATTGTGCCATTCAGACATGACCAGCTTGATCAAGTTACTGTCATGAATAAAAATCGAACACTTATTTTGTGTAATTGATTTACTGACCGACTATCTTGCCGTACGGAGCGAAAAGGTCTTCCagatcctttttttccatgtcGGAGGTCGGCAAATTCCCAACAAAAATTCTTCTCTCCAAGTCTCTTGGATCACTACTGCTGCAGGAGCGTGAATAACGCCCTGGCGAGGGGCTGTGGCTTCTTCGACGAGACATGACTGGATCCCAAGGCTTAACTTGTTTCTTTGTGCGTCTCAAATGCTTGAAAACAGGTTGGTTGTTTGCGAACAAGCGTCTTTAAATTGTTGTCCACGATCCTGAAAAATGTCAGTGAGTTAAGAGAAAAGATGAAAATCCTTGGGAGGAGAAGGTTCAGTAAAAATTGCACATGTAAGTTAAGTCAAGGGTCAGGCAGGTAGAGATGCTTGGGAAAATTCATTCTGACATGACAAATTGAAATAAACGACGCTAGGTGAATCGCAATTTTTTCCGAAATCTTgcgctgaattaaaaaaatcatttaaaatcatcCATCCTCTCTGGTGTGTTGGTGTAAATGTTGCAATTTGACTTGGCACTGAAATGTCACGTGTGGACACTTGCCTTGAAGCATGGCACAAGAGACCAAGTTGGACAAAATTTAATCACGCCATTCATAGATATATTAAAGTAACCCCCTTTTCTTTACTTATCTTGGTTTATTAAGGTCCCTTTGCAGGTTATTTCACAAATTACAGCAGATTAACAATTCTTCGTTTGATCTGACGAACAAAGTATCAGTTT contains:
- the ncoa5 gene encoding nuclear receptor coactivator 5 isoform X3 produces the protein MSRRRSHSPSPGRYSRSCSSSDPRDLERRIFVGNLPTSDMEKKDLEDLFAPYGKIVGVSMFRGFGFVQFERIEEAEAAKAAQKGRIYKGYKIDVNMAVERRGAKPQPQPSPPRRAPYGGYGESKEPRPRSRSPVYGRDGRDSREGRDSREGRDSREPRDSRDARDSGREPRPAARDDYRYRSSESRDKDLRGDPRSDPRDPAYREEYDRYYRSGSTAEDYYRRKDEPYRDPYRDPWNGRREPEDERARPEERRRNELYRQYYEELQRRYDSDRPVDCSVIVVNKAQNREYAETVGRKVRDLGMVVDLIFLNTEVSLTQALEDVGRARTPFAIIITQQHQVHRSCTVNILFGTPQEHRNMPMQDAMMLVAHNYDAYKVENREKEREEIARKAAKMADDVLLREPDRESHPISVLTAITLLSENRFVTPEELDSLLAYLKDKRARLLRGSADPLSAPVHVAASASVHHDIPPSSAVLAPSSHSALASQQPSHLGLSAAAAAAASANPSHQQELQAKILSLFNSGTGAAAAGGPPSTSQAQPYSSLGPVPSQNPPPRPPMTGPPPSASQGYGTQPGRIPVAQGVQRPQTTASGINFDNPSVQKALDTLIQSGPSLNHLVGSGAPQQPPAPRPAPSMGQAPPMSMYPRHY
- the ncoa5 gene encoding nuclear receptor coactivator 5 isoform X1, which encodes MSRRRSHSPSPGRYSRSCSSSDPRDLERRIFVGNLPTSDMEKKDLEDLFAPYGKIVGVSMFRGFGFVQFERIEEAEAAKAAQKGRIYKGYKIDVNMAVERRGAKPQPQPSPPRRAPYGGYGESKEPRPRSRSPVYGRDGRDSREGRDSREGRDSREPRDSRDARDSGREPRPAARDDYRYRSSESRDKDLRGDPRSDPRDPAYSREEYDRYYRSGSTAEDYYRRKDEPYRDPYRDPWNGRREPEDERARPEERRRNELYRQYYEELQRRYDSDRPVDCSVIVVNKAQNREYAETVGRKVRDLGMVVDLIFLNTEVSLTQALEDVGRARTPFAIIITQQHQVHRSCTVNILFGTPQEHRNMPMQDAMMLVAHNYDAYKVENREKEREEIARKAAKMADDVLLREPDRESHPISVLTAITLLSENRFVTPEELDSLLAYLKDKRARLLRGSADPLSAPVHVAASASVHHDIPPSSAVLAPSSHSALASQQPSHLGLSAAAAAAASANPSHQQELQAKILSLFNSGTGAAAAGGPPSTSQAQPYSSLGPVPSQNPPPRPPMTGPPPSASQGYGTQPGRIPVAQGVQRPQTTASGINFDNPSVQKALDTLIQSGPSLNHLVGSGAPQQPPAPRPAPSMGQAPPMSMYPRHY
- the ncoa5 gene encoding nuclear receptor coactivator 5 isoform X4 — protein: MAVERRGAKPQPQPSPPRRAPYGGYGESKEPRPRSRSPVYGRDGRDSREGRDSREGRDSREPRDSRDARDSGREPRPAARDDYRYRSSESRDKDLRGDPRSDPRDPAYSREEYDRYYRSGSTAEDYYRRKDEPYRDPYRDPWNGRREPEDERARPEERRRNELYRQYYEELQRRYDSDRPVDCSVIVVNKAQNREYAETVGRKVRDLGMVVDLIFLNTEVSLTQALEDVGRARTPFAIIITQQHQVHRSCTVNILFGTPQEHRNMPMQDAMMLVAHNYDAYKVENREKEREEIARKAAKMADDVLLREPDRESHPISVLTAITLLSENRFVTPEELDSLLAYLKDKRARLLRGSADPLSAPVHVAASASVHHDIPPSSAVLAPSSHSALASQQPSHLGLSAAAAAAASANPSHQQELQAKILSLFNSGTGAAAAGGPPSTSQAQPYSSLGPVPSQNPPPRPPMTGPPPSASQGYGTQPGRIPVAQGVQRPQTTASGINFDNPSVQKALDTLIQSGPSLNHLVGSGAPQQPPAPRPAPSMGQAPPMSMYPRHY
- the ncoa5 gene encoding nuclear receptor coactivator 5 isoform X2, coding for MSRRRSHSPSPGRYSRSCSSSDPRDLERRIFVGNLPTSDMEKKDLEDLFAPYGKIVGVSMFRGFGFVQFERIEEAEAAKAAQKGRIYKGYKIDVNMAVERRGAKPQPQPSPPRRAPYGGYGESKEPRPRSRSPVYGRDGRDSREGRDSREGRDSREPRDSRDARDSGREPRPAARDDYRYRSSESRDKDLRGDPRSDPRDPAYSREEYDRYYRSGSTAEDYYRRKDEPYRDPYRDPWNGRREPEDERARPEERRRNELYRQYYEELQRRYDSDRPVDCSVIVVNKAQKEYAETVGRKVRDLGMVVDLIFLNTEVSLTQALEDVGRARTPFAIIITQQHQVHRSCTVNILFGTPQEHRNMPMQDAMMLVAHNYDAYKVENREKEREEIARKAAKMADDVLLREPDRESHPISVLTAITLLSENRFVTPEELDSLLAYLKDKRARLLRGSADPLSAPVHVAASASVHHDIPPSSAVLAPSSHSALASQQPSHLGLSAAAAAAASANPSHQQELQAKILSLFNSGTGAAAAGGPPSTSQAQPYSSLGPVPSQNPPPRPPMTGPPPSASQGYGTQPGRIPVAQGVQRPQTTASGINFDNPSVQKALDTLIQSGPSLNHLVGSGAPQQPPAPRPAPSMGQAPPMSMYPRHY